Part of the Bacteriovorax stolpii genome, CAATGGTGTTGCCCAGAATTTCAAATGAAGTCGGACTTGTGACTTTTAAGTAAAGGCTATGGCCACCACTTACCAGTAAACCTAAGTACGGATATGGCACGCTTTCAGTGAGGTGAATGGCCTCAAGGTGCGCATATAAGTGGTTTACCGAGGCGATTGGCAGATTATGAAGCAGTGCCAAAGTTTTAGCACAATTAATTCCAGTTAGTAGGGGGCCCAGAAGGCCCGGGTGAGTTGTCACGGCGATGAGACTTACATCTGTAATTTTCACTCCCGCAGTCTTAAAACACGAATCTAAGAGTGGAGTGATCTTCTCGAGGTGGTTGCGCGCAGCGATTTCTGGCACGACTCCTCCCCATTTTTGGAGCATTAATTCTTGGGAAAATGACTGGTGAGCTAGGAGCGTCGGCTTCTCCGAAAGATCATCGGGATTGCCTTTCAAGAGGGCAAATGAAGTGTCGTCACAGCTGGTCTCGATACCGAGGATAATTTTTTCTTTCATTAGTAGTTTTCTTATTGAGTTTTAAGCCAATATACCTGAACCTATTCATTATGAAAACTTTCATAGTTCAAGGAGGACTTAAATGAAACTTATTATCGGACTTTTCGCACTTGTAGCAGCTTCTTCAGTATTTGCAGCAGATACTTCATCTGGATGCGGTATGGGATACGAAGTAGCTCCAAAGCAATCTCTAGTGTCTTCTTCAACAAGATCACTAGTTAACGCGACTTTCTCTAACTCAATCGCAATGACTCTTGGTACATCTGGATGCGCTAAGCACTCAATCGTTAAAAACGACGCAAAAGGGATCCACTTTGCTGAAGCGAACATGAACCAACTAGCAGTTGAAATGTCTCGTGGAAACGGTGAGTTCGTAGCTGGATTCGCTGGTGTTTTCGGTTGTCAAAACGCAGAAGCTTTTGGTTCAATGGTTCAAGCAAAATATGAATCAGTTCTACCATCAGCAAACACTTCTGGTGTAGAACTTTACAACAACGTAAAGGCTGAAATCAGAAACAATGCAACACTTTCTGCTTCTTGCTCTCTTATCTAATTTTTTAATCGCTGCCGGGCCCGCCTCGGCAGCGTCTTTAAATTTCGATCACAAGTACTGGCTCAAACTCCTTCATTACAAAAATGGCAAATCTCAGGTTGACGGGGAGAAGTTCTTCTTTGCTCCCGATGGGAAAACGAATCCGGAAGCGGAACTCAATTGGACCATTCAAGCTTTTCACGAGCTTGATTCGAAAGTTGGTTGGTTTGGTTATCCTGCTCAGTGTGTGTTTCGTGAGAGATTTGAGTTTTTAAAATCGCAGGGTCTCTTAGAGGGTGTACCAGAAACCAAATGTCCAATGTTCGAAGAATGGAAGGCGGGGCTAAACGCTGAATCAGTTACATTAATTTTTTCTTCTTCATATCCCAACAACCCATCATCACTTTTTGGTCACACACTTTTAAGATTGAACCAAAAAGGAAAGACCAACGATCTTCTTGATTACGCTGTCGCTTTTTCGGCCGTTCCCGAAACAGAAGACATGGGACTCATTTTTGCTTTTAAAGGAATGTTTGGTGGATACAAAGGGCTTTTTGAAGTCACGAAGTACTACACGAAAGTTAACGAATACAATAACGGAGAGTCGAGGGATCTGATTGAATACAACCTCAATATGACTCCCGCTGAACGCGACCGCTTGATTAATCACCTCTGGGAACTGTATCAGACGACGTATTTTGATTATTTCTTTGCCGATGAAAACTGCTCAGCTGTTCTTGCTGATCTTCTTTCTGTCGCTTACAAAGACGACGATAAAGTCAATGCTCATGCGCGCTGGTATTACCTGCCTGGAGAAATGGTTAAACACTTTGAAGAAACTCCGGGGAGAGTGGCCTCAACTCACTACCGTGCCAGTTTAAAAAAACAAGTGGCCAAGATGTGGGAGAATCTCTCGGCGGATGAAGTGTCACAAGTTAAAAATATTGTAGACGATGAAGTTCTGCCTGAAGATGTGAATAACCCAAAAGTCCTCGATGCTGTTGTGGCCTATTTGGATTTTACTCACTATCGAACAAAAAATAAACTTAATGAAAAACTGGCCAAACTTCAAAGGGCAGCACTGGTTAGAAGAGCAAAACTTCCTAAAGCTGAAATGGTAAAAGAAGTTTACGACCAGACCAATATGCCGGAGAACTCCCACGACCCACAAAAAATTTCGGTTTTTGCCCGCGTCGAAAATCATACGACACTCATGGGATTTGAACTAAAGCAGGGATACCATGACCTCATGGCCCGCGATCAAGGCTTCGATCCTTTTTCTCAATTTGATTTTTTAACAGGTTCATTAGTTTACGACGTAAAAAATAAAAAACTCGATTATGATAAATTGGTTTTAGTCGATCTTATTTCTCTTCACGAATACCGCTTTTATGATCCTCAGCTTTCATGGAGAGCAAAAGTTTCAAGTGAAAGACTTTATGACTTGAATTGTTCTCTTTGCCACAAGGTCAATGCCAACGCTTATGGGGGAGTGACATTGAGAGGGAAAAATACCGTTGCGAGTTTTATGGCCGGGGCCTTTGGTGAAGTAAGCTCTCATTTGAAAAAAGGCTTTAGGGCAGGACCTGGCGCCGAAGTGTCTTTTTATGCTCAACTTGGAAATAAGTATAAAATCGGACTTATTGACGAGCTTCGTTTTGATGCCACTAAAAAAATCTCTGACGACTATTACAATAAAGTCACTCTTAAACATTCACTTTTTTTTGACCGCCAACAAGACGTGCGTTTTGAAAGCTCGGTCATTTCTCGCTTTGGAAGTTTTTCAAAAAACACAATCATTCATGAGGTGAGTTATGGGCACTATTTCTAAAATCATTTTAATGTGTCTTTTGCTCACAAGCTGTAGTGCGATTATCTACCAACCGGATAATTACCTGTATGCGACTCCTGAGCAGTTTAAAGTGAAGTTTGAAGCTTTTACTATTCCTTCTATTGATGGAACAAAACTCTCAGCGTGGAGAATGTTCTCAAAAAATAAAAATCCTAAAAACCTCGTGCTTTATTTTCATGGCAATGCTCAGAACCTGACGTCTCATTTTGCCAACTCTGTTTGGATGATGGATTACGACTATGACAGTATCATTTTTGATTACCGCGGTTATGGACTTAGTGAAGGGAAACCTGAACCAAAGGGAGTGGCCGAAGATGGACTGGCCTTTTTAAACTACGCTTATGAGCAGTATAAAAAAGGCGGTTTTAAACGCTTTATTGTCTACGGGCAAAGTTTAGGAGGAGCGATCCTTCTAAAATCTCTGGAAGACTTTAAGCACAGAGATGAGATTGCTCTTTTGGTTTTAGATTCAACTTTTTTATCACCAAGAGAAGTGGCGCGCGAAAAAACATTCTGGCCTCTATCTCTCATTATCACCAACTCATATACAGCTGACCCGAAGCTCACTCACTTGACCATGCCGGTTTTATCCATCCATTCAACCGAGGATTTCGTGATAGCTTACAAATTGGGGCAACAATTGTATAACCGTATCACCACGTCTCCAAAGAAGGATTTCTGGACCTTCAGTATCCGCGGGCATGGGGACTTCTTCTATGTGGAAAACAAGAAATATCAACAAGAATTCTTGAAATATGTAGAAGCACTTCCCTAGGTTTACGCCCTTCTTTACTAAATCTTTACGCCCCATCATGGGCTTTTGATGAAATCTTGATCCGCGATTGGCTATTCTAAAGATGTCTTAACGGAGGTCTTTTTATGGATTTTGCTATCGTGGGCGCCATTGCCGCTCTCACATTCATCTATCTTATTTATTGCTTAATTTTTCCGGATAAATTTTAGGAGTCCCTATGAATGGTTATGATTTGTTACAAGTCATCATTGCGCTTTTTTTCCTTATTCTTTTTACACCGATTTTGGGTGCCTTTTTTCATAAGTCACTTTCTGGTCAATCTACACTTTTAGGGAAGATTGCCAGACCTTTTGAAAAATTGCTTTATCTCCTAATCGGAGTCGATGAAAAAGAGGAGATGACCTGGTCACAGTATTTAAAAGCAGTCTTAGCTTTTAACTTTATCGGTTTTCTTTTTGTCTTTTTCGTTCTGCTTTTTCAAGGAAGCTTGCCACTTAACCCGGCCAATCTTCCAAACTTAAGTTGGCACCTTGCTTTCAATACCGCCGTGAGTTTTATGACCAATACCAATTGGCAGTCTTATGCCGGAGAAGCGACGATGAGTCACTTTTCACAGATGGTTGCTTTGACAGGACAAAACTTTTTATCAGCGGCCACTGGTATCTCAGTTATGTTGGTGGTCATCCGCGCTTTTAAAAATAACCAGTCAAAGAAGCTGGGAAATTTCTGGGTGGATCTCAACCGCTCGGTGATTTACATCCTTCTTCCATTGGCAGTTCTTTGGGCCGTTCTTTTATCTTCTCAAGGAGTGAT contains:
- a CDS encoding potassium-transporting ATPase subunit F; protein product: MDFAIVGAIAALTFIYLIYCLIFPDKF
- a CDS encoding DUF4105 domain-containing protein, which encodes MQHFLLLALLSNFLIAAGPASAASLNFDHKYWLKLLHYKNGKSQVDGEKFFFAPDGKTNPEAELNWTIQAFHELDSKVGWFGYPAQCVFRERFEFLKSQGLLEGVPETKCPMFEEWKAGLNAESVTLIFSSSYPNNPSSLFGHTLLRLNQKGKTNDLLDYAVAFSAVPETEDMGLIFAFKGMFGGYKGLFEVTKYYTKVNEYNNGESRDLIEYNLNMTPAERDRLINHLWELYQTTYFDYFFADENCSAVLADLLSVAYKDDDKVNAHARWYYLPGEMVKHFEETPGRVASTHYRASLKKQVAKMWENLSADEVSQVKNIVDDEVLPEDVNNPKVLDAVVAYLDFTHYRTKNKLNEKLAKLQRAALVRRAKLPKAEMVKEVYDQTNMPENSHDPQKISVFARVENHTTLMGFELKQGYHDLMARDQGFDPFSQFDFLTGSLVYDVKNKKLDYDKLVLVDLISLHEYRFYDPQLSWRAKVSSERLYDLNCSLCHKVNANAYGGVTLRGKNTVASFMAGAFGEVSSHLKKGFRAGPGAEVSFYAQLGNKYKIGLIDELRFDATKKISDDYYNKVTLKHSLFFDRQQDVRFESSVISRFGSFSKNTIIHEVSYGHYF
- a CDS encoding DUF3015 family protein, giving the protein MKLIIGLFALVAASSVFAADTSSGCGMGYEVAPKQSLVSSSTRSLVNATFSNSIAMTLGTSGCAKHSIVKNDAKGIHFAEANMNQLAVEMSRGNGEFVAGFAGVFGCQNAEAFGSMVQAKYESVLPSANTSGVELYNNVKAEIRNNATLSASCSLI
- a CDS encoding alpha/beta hydrolase, coding for MGTISKIILMCLLLTSCSAIIYQPDNYLYATPEQFKVKFEAFTIPSIDGTKLSAWRMFSKNKNPKNLVLYFHGNAQNLTSHFANSVWMMDYDYDSIIFDYRGYGLSEGKPEPKGVAEDGLAFLNYAYEQYKKGGFKRFIVYGQSLGGAILLKSLEDFKHRDEIALLVLDSTFLSPREVAREKTFWPLSLIITNSYTADPKLTHLTMPVLSIHSTEDFVIAYKLGQQLYNRITTSPKKDFWTFSIRGHGDFFYVENKKYQQEFLKYVEALP